In the Gossypium arboreum isolate Shixiya-1 chromosome 10, ASM2569848v2, whole genome shotgun sequence genome, one interval contains:
- the LOC108461658 gene encoding protein phosphatase 2C 37-like, producing the protein MAGVCCGVVPESETAAAVEQTSKSSRRRRMEVRPFKFVADAAVQPPSENGRKRQKLDLDLDLVRPASPRDCDNAVESSGTNKVNGDQEINEGLNSNGIVELEKEFPKFGFTSVCGRRRDMEDAVSIHPSLCKLTSEAQISSDIHFFAVFDGHGCSHVAMKCRDRFHEIVKEEIEACGGEKAVEWKRTMGRSFERMDKEVQQSTVDSVENPNCRCELQTPQCDAVGSTAVVAVVTQDKIIVANCGDSRAVLCQNGVALPLSDDHKPDRPDELLRIEEAGGRVIYWDGARVLGVLAMSRAIGDNYLKPFVIPEPEVTITERSRKDECLILGSDGLWDVVTNETACGVARMCLRAQKPASPPMSPDSDAVVRGAGVESSDKACWDASILLTKLALARHSTDNVSVVVVDLKENQQL; encoded by the exons ATGGCTGGAGTTTGCTGTGGAGTTGTTCCTGAAAGTGAAACGGCAGCTGCGGTCGAACAAACATCGAAATCATCTCGTCGCCGGAGAATGGAAGTTCGTCCGTTTAAGTTTGTGGCTGACGCTGCCGTTCAACCGCCGTCGGAAAACGGCCGGAAACGTCAGAAGCTTGATCTCGATCTCGATCTCGTACGCCCGGCTTCTCCTCGTGACTGTGATAACGCTGTTGAGAGCTCCGGTACTAACAAGGTTAACGGAGATCAGGAAATTAATGAAGGTTTAAATTCTAATGGAATAGTAGAATTAGAAAAGGAATTTCCGAAGTTTGGTTTCACTTCTGTTTGTGGACGACGACGAGATATGGAAGATGCCGTTTCAATTCATCCGTCGTTGTGTAAACTAACCAGTGAAGCTCAAATTTCGTCGGATATTCACTTTTTCGCGGTGTTCGACGGCCATGGCTGCTCTCAT GTTGCGATGAAGTGTAGAGATCGGTTTCATGAGATAGTAAAAGAAGAAATCGAAGCCTGCGGAGGAGAGAAGGCGGTGGAGTGGAAGCGAACCATGGGGAGAAGCTTTGAGAGAATGGATAAGGAAGTTCAACAATCTACGGTAGACTCCGTAGAGAATCCGAATTGCCGATGCGAACTCCAAACTCCACAGTGCGATGCCGTCGGATCTACCGCTGTGGTTGCCGTTGTCACTCAGGATAAGATCATCGTAGCTAACTGCGGTGATTCCCGCGCTGTCTTGTGCCAAAACGGCGTCGCTCTTCCCCTCTCCGACGATCACAAG CCGGATCGACCCGATGAACTGCTCCGAATCGAAGAAGCTGGTGGCCGAGTAATTTACTGGGATGGAGCTCGAGTTCTTGGTGTTTTAGCCATGTCTAGAGCAATAg GTGATAATTATTTAAAGCCCTTCGTTATACCAGAACCAGAGGTAACAATTACAGAGAGAAGCAGAAaagatgaatgtttaatattaGGAAGCGATGGATTATGGGACGTGGTGACAAACGAGACAGCTTGTGGGGTGGCGCGTATGTGTTTACGCGCTCAAAAGCCAGCATCACCACCTATGTCACCGGACAGTGACGCGGTGGTTCGCGGTGCTGGAGTCGAGAGTTCGGATAAGGCTTGTTGGGATGCTtcaattttattaaccaaattgGCTTTGGCTAGACATAGTACCGATAACGTTAGTGTTGTCGTTGTTGATTTGAAGGAAAATCAACagttataa